Below is a genomic region from Nitrospinota bacterium.
TAAGCAGTGGAATCGGCAGCAGAGCCAACAGCGCCAGTTTCCAGTGCAGATAAAACAGAATGCCGGTGATACCGATCAAGGTCAGCGCGGCGGTCACCACCTGCTCGACGCCATCGATGAAGATACGCTCGACGTAATTCACATCGTCGTTGACGCGCGACATGAGTTCGCCTGTTGAGCGGTTTTCAAAATATTTTGGCGACAGTTTTTGCAGAGCGCGGTAAACCTGCGAGCGCATGTCGAACACCACTTTTTGCTCGACCTTGTTGTTGACCACGATGCGGCGATAGTTGGCGAAATTGCGTCCGAAATAGGAAAGAAGCAAACCGCCGACCGCCCAGTAAACCCATGCAACCTCTTGCCCCTCCACCAGTTGGTCGATGATAATTTTTATCAACCACGGGGGAACCAGATCCAGCAGGGTGGTGAGAATGGCAAAGAACAGAGTCAGATAAACGTATTTCGAATACGGTTTGAGATAGCTTAATACACGCAGTAAAGATTTCATGGGTGGTTAGAGTCGGAGACTTAATGTTATAGATACATTTTGAATTGCAGCCAATGGCTTGAGCGAGGAAATTCAAAAAAGATTTTAGATAGTACCGACAGCCATTATAATGCTATTTCTTACCGGTTGGAACGTTAATCCCGGTTTGGCGCCGGTTGCGGTTTTTACGGATTTTATCGTTTGAAGGGAGAGGTATGGAATATAGGAAACTAGGCGACAGCGATTTGGAAGTGTCGGTGATCGGGTTCGGCGCCTGGGGCATCGGCGGCGCTCCATTCTGGAGTTCAGAGGGGGACCACCCCTCCTGTAAAGCCATTTTGAAAGCCGTCGATCTGGGCATCAATTTTTTCGATACCGCCCCGGTTTACGGCTTCGGCCATTCCGAGGAGTTGCTGGGGAAGACCCTCAAACCGGTACGCGATAAAGTGATTCTGGCCACCAAGTGCGGACTGGTGTGGGAGAAGGAACAATTGGGGGCGATCACTAAAAATGCTACCCGAGAGTCCATCTTGAAGGAGATCGAGCAGAGTTTGCGCCGCTTGCAGACCGATGTCATCGATCTCTATCAGGTGCATTGGCCGGACGTGAACACCCCGCAGGAAGAAACCATGCAAACGCTTTTAGAAATTCAGGCGCAGGGAAAAATCCGTCATATCGGCGTCAGCAATTATTCGGTAGCGCAGATGCAGGAATGCCTGAAGGTCGGAAAGATCGTTTCCCTGCAACCGGAATACAGTTTACTTGAGCGCTCCATCGAGAAGGAAACCGTGCCTTTCTGCATTGGAAACCAGATCGGGATCATCGCCTACAGCCCGTTGGCGTCCGGCGTGTTGACCGGGAAATACGACAAAACCACCCAATTCAAAGACTGGCGCAGTAAAGGCATTATCGGCACATTCACAGGTGAGGGCTACGAAAAAAATATCGACAAGGTGAATAAGCTTAAAGAAGTGGCGACAGCCGCAGGTAAAACCTGTGGCCAGATGGCCATCAACTGGGTGACCCGCCAACCCGGCCTGGCCACGGCGCTGGTGGGCGTCAAGAATGAACGCCAGATGGAAGAAAACCTGGGTTCCGTGGGATGGGAACCCAGCCCCGACCAGCAGGAAAAAATCGACGCCATTTTTAATTGAACAGCCTCTTCACGACACCCCGGATTTTTTGAACTCTTCAGCCGTAAATCGGGGCGTGATATGTTGCGGGCAGTTCCAGTCGAAAGCGTGAACTTTAAAGGTAATGATTCTCACAACCTTTGCCTTGTAGTCCGGATCACTGAGTTGTTTTAACAACTCGGAGTCATCGCTTGCATCGATGACTTTCGTCTCAGCCCAGATTTTCAGGCGTTGCTGTTTCGTATAATCCATGAGGAACAGCACGGTTTTATTATTGGCGTTGAAATTCCCGGTGCTGATGTACTGTCCGTTGCCGCGAAAATCGGCATAGGCCAGGGTGTTGTCGTTCAACACTTTCAGAAACCCTTTGGGACCACCGCGAAACTGCATGTAGGGCCAACCGTTTTCACCGACAGAAGACATATAAAAACTATCTCTTGATTCGATGAACCCGCGTTCCTGCCAGGTCAATTGATTGCGGAATTCTCCTCCCTGTTCCATTCTTGAATAGGCGGCTCGCGATCCGTATTTTTCCTGCTGAGCTTTGACGCTTTCTGTAAATGCGAGTTCAGTAAAGTTTTCAATCATGACTTTCTCCAATGTTCTAAAGTGCTATGGATAAAAGGGGAGGGGAGCCTCGCCTGGGAGGCTCCCCGTTGCCCTCTGTTATTTTTAAAAAGATAAAATCGTGTAACCCTCTTTGACGTATTTGCGCAGGCTGGCAACGCCATTCGTGCCGGGAATGGGATTGTCCTTGAGCAAATTCACACCGCACGCTTTAACGCCCTCGGATGCGCCGAAGACATCCGCACAACCACAGGACACCCCGGCGATGGAACCTTTGATCTCTTCAAAAAGCGCATGGGCCGGATGATCCGCTTTGCTGACAATTTCAGGCCAACGCGACCCGGCTCCCAAAAAAGCCACAGTGACATCATCACCCTGGGTTTTACTTTCATAGGCGGTGGCAAGTCCGTTGAAAAGTCTTCCGAATGCCTCGTCACCTGATTTTGGGTCTGACATAACGATGATTGCTGTTTTCATGATTTCTCTCCTTAAGTTTTATATTTTATATGTACCGATCGTTCGGTATACAATATATGTGTAGTTTTTGGGAGAGTCAAGAAAAATTTGAATTATTTTTTTAAGAAAACTTGATAAAACGCTTTATATGATTGATATTCTACTTTTGAATTCAATAAGCAATTGATTATATAAACCGAATGGTCTAACATTATTTGTATAAATGGGAGTGTTACATGTCAGCAAAAATATTAAAACGTGAAGAACTGCTATTGAAACTTTTCTCTATTTTTCGGCGATCGGGGTTTGATGGAGCGACGCTAGCTGTAATTTCTGAGGAAACGGGATTGGGGAAGGCGAGCCTGTACCATCATTTTCCAGGCGGAAAAATTCAAATGGCGGAAGACGTTCTCAGATTCGTGGAGGACTGGAATGATCAGAACCTGATCGTTCCCCTTGGCGGTAAGGGAAGACCAAAACAAAAAATCAAAAATATGATGATCACTGTTAACGATATGTATGAAGGGGGAAAAACCGGATGCCTTATAGGAGCCTTGGTTCCTGAAAACGCTTTTTCTATATACCAGGATCAGATCAAGAGGATTTTGATTAAATGGATCGAGGCAATCGCGGGGGTTCTGGTCGAATATCGGATTGAACCGAAAGAGTCCCTTTTAAGGGCTGAAGAGGCAGTTGCAAAAATTCAGGGAGCCTTGATCGTCGCAAGAGGAACGGGGCAAAGGGCGGTGTTCGGGCGTTTGATGAAAAACCTGCCGGCTGAACTTCTTCACTAATAATGCTTTGAATTCATTCAATTGCCTCCAAAAGCCTTGTTCTCAAAGGCACGGGGGACTTCTCCATTGGTATTATCCCGCCCGGTTGCTAACAATTTTTGGTGCTCTGCATACTCCCGGCTCAATTCCAGCGAATCCCTTTTGACCCGGTCAATGAGCTCAGCGGTTTTTGCATCGCCAGGGCTCAGCCGGGAGAGGGCCAGTGACATATTCTCCAGTCGCTCCTGTAAATTACTCTTTGAACTTTCCTCAGAGTTCTTTTCAAGCCGGTCGATTTGGCCGTAGACATTTTTTTCCACCGACATCAGTTCTCGATTCATGAGCGTTTGCAGAGTATGGATGCTGGACTCCAGACTATCCATCTGCGCGCGTTGCAGGGTGGAGTTTGTATAAAGAAAGCCGAGTAACAAAACGATGAGGCCGGTGTAAAACAGGATTT
It encodes:
- a CDS encoding DsrE family protein, with product MKTAIIVMSDPKSGDEAFGRLFNGLATAYESKTQGDDVTVAFLGAGSRWPEIVSKADHPAHALFEEIKGSIAGVSCGCADVFGASEGVKACGVNLLKDNPIPGTNGVASLRKYVKEGYTILSF
- a CDS encoding pyridoxamine 5'-phosphate oxidase family protein, whose product is MIENFTELAFTESVKAQQEKYGSRAAYSRMEQGGEFRNQLTWQERGFIESRDSFYMSSVGENGWPYMQFRGGPKGFLKVLNDNTLAYADFRGNGQYISTGNFNANNKTVLFLMDYTKQQRLKIWAETKVIDASDDSELLKQLSDPDYKAKVVRIITFKVHAFDWNCPQHITPRFTAEEFKKSGVS
- a CDS encoding aldo/keto reductase; amino-acid sequence: MEYRKLGDSDLEVSVIGFGAWGIGGAPFWSSEGDHPSCKAILKAVDLGINFFDTAPVYGFGHSEELLGKTLKPVRDKVILATKCGLVWEKEQLGAITKNATRESILKEIEQSLRRLQTDVIDLYQVHWPDVNTPQEETMQTLLEIQAQGKIRHIGVSNYSVAQMQECLKVGKIVSLQPEYSLLERSIEKETVPFCIGNQIGIIAYSPLASGVLTGKYDKTTQFKDWRSKGIIGTFTGEGYEKNIDKVNKLKEVATAAGKTCGQMAINWVTRQPGLATALVGVKNERQMEENLGSVGWEPSPDQQEKIDAIFN
- a CDS encoding TetR/AcrR family transcriptional regulator — translated: MSAKILKREELLLKLFSIFRRSGFDGATLAVISEETGLGKASLYHHFPGGKIQMAEDVLRFVEDWNDQNLIVPLGGKGRPKQKIKNMMITVNDMYEGGKTGCLIGALVPENAFSIYQDQIKRILIKWIEAIAGVLVEYRIEPKESLLRAEEAVAKIQGALIVARGTGQRAVFGRLMKNLPAELLH